In one window of Megalopta genalis isolate 19385.01 chromosome 8, iyMegGena1_principal, whole genome shotgun sequence DNA:
- the LOC117227756 gene encoding uncharacterized protein LOC117227756 has protein sequence MENLILILTIAGSCLASELELGGHGLSLGEIDADHGGHGVGFEIGGLDSDIESSHGFGGGGYGGGGYGGGGHGHFIPVVKSIGVPVLKKYALAIPSLQVQQVPQSYPVPLIVKKPVPYPVEKQVFTKVEKKVPTPVEKIIPVKVEKPVPFHVVKHVPVPVVKPIPIKIPVYKTIIHSKKH, from the exons ATGGAAAACCTC ATCCTAATTCTGACGATCGCCGGTTCCTGCTTGGCCAGTGAACTAGAGTTGGGAGGTCATGGTCTGTCGTTAGGCGAAATTGATGCGGATCACGGTGGCCACGGCGTCGGCTTCGAAATTG GAGGACTGGACTCCGACATCGAGTCGAGCCATGGATTTGGCGGCGGAGGATACGGAGGCGGGGGATACGGAGGCGGGGGACACGGACATTTCATTCCCGTTGTCAAGTCTATCG GAGTGCCGGTGCTGAAGAAGTACGCCCTGGCGATTCCGAGTTTGCAGGTCCAACAAGTACCGCAGAGCTACCCTGTGCCACTGATCGTGAAGAAGCCGGTCCCGTATCCG GTGGAGAAGCAGGTGTTCACGAAGGTGGAGAAGAAGGTGCCGACGCCGGTCGAGAAGATCATCCCCGTGAAGGTGGAGAAGCCGGTCCCGTTCCACGTAGTGAAACACGTTCCCGTTCCGGTGGTGAAGCCGATCCCCATCAAGATCCCCGTTTACAAAACCATCATTCACAGCAAGAAGCACTAG
- the LOC143259946 gene encoding uncharacterized protein LOC143259946 produces the protein MRVTMNGIVLLSLASLAVAVPVIVNQDQVQYHHPQLYGGFMPIERSDQESHGSVSSGSYGGDYGGSDYGGGDYGGASYGGGSYGGGGYGGSSYGGGSSYGGGSYGGSSYGGDFGGGHGGGLEGSIGGHLDVSSDHLGSDYSSLGGGHDGGDEGVSLDGGHSVVQSVPVSEHVEVTKPVPVKVIKHIGVPVPHIVKIAVPHPIAVGVPQSYPVAQPIPKPVPVQVIKTVAVPVEKKVPFPVEKHIPVPVEKPVPITIEKHVPVPVIKPYPIKIPVYKTIYHHAKKH, from the exons ATGCGTGTAACCATGAACGGAATC GTGCTGCTTTCTCTGGCGTCCTTGGCGGTGGCCGTGCCCGTGATCGTGAACCAGGATCAAGTCCAGTACCATCATCCCCAGCTGTACGGCGGCTTCATGCCGATAGAAAGGTCCGACCAGGAGTCCCACGGGTCCGTGTCCAGCGGAAGCTACGGCGGCGACTACGGCGGCAGCGATTACGGCGGCGGCGATTACGGCGGCGCCAGTTATGGCGGCGGTAGTTACGGCGGAGGCGGCTACGGAGGCAGCAGTTACGGCGGAGGCAGCAGTTACGGCGGAGGCAGCTACGGAGGCAGCAGTTACGGCGGCGACTTCGGCGGAGGGCACGGCGGCGGTTTGGAGGGATCCATCGGCGGACACTTGGACGTGTCCAGCGACCACTTGGGCTCGGATTACTCGTCCCTCGGCGGCGGACACGACGGCGGGGACGAGGGTGTCTCCTTGGACGGTGGCCACAGCGTGGTCCAGAGCGTTCCTGTGTCCGAGCACGTGGAAGTTACCAAGCCTGTGCCCGTTAAAGTGATTAAGCACATCG GCGTACCAGTTCCTCACATCGTGAAGATAGCGGTGCCGCATCCGATAGCCGTGGGCGTCCCCCAGAGCTATCCGGTGGCGCAGCCGATCCCGAAGCCGGTGCCCGTGCAAGTGATAAAAACAGTGGCGGTGCCCGTGGAGAAGAAGGTGCCGTTCCCCGTGGAGAAGCACATTCCGGTTCCAGTGGAGAAGCCAGTCCCGATCACAATCGAGAAACACGTGCCGGTGCCAGTGATCAAACCGTACCCCATCAAGATCCCCGTTTACAAGACGATCTATCACCACGCGAAGAAGCACTAA
- the LOC143259947 gene encoding uncharacterized protein LOC143259947: MFSWPSVLVVCLIAGSALGSIDVGDAGVWQGISSEGNYGTGHGLELNGHLSGGLHDISGYGSYGGGGLDHGYHGHIQHHYAPAVPVSEHVEITKPVPVPVVKNIGVPIAQPVAIPVPHPVAIGVPQPYPVHVPVSKPVPIPVVKTIAVPVERKVPYPVEKIIPVPVEKPVPITVEKHIPVPVEKPYPIHVPVYKHVFHRVKSHGHGWSH, from the exons ATGTTCTCTTGGCCCTCC GTTCTCGTGGTGTGCCTGATCGCCGGATCCGCGCTCGGCAGCATCGACGTCGGCGATGCCGGAGTCTGGCAAGG CATATCCAGCGAGGGCAACTACGGCACGGGACACGGCCTGGAATTAAACGGACACCTGTCCGGCGGGCTTCACGACATATCCGGATACGGGTCCTACGGGGGCGGAGGCCTCGATCACGGCTACCATGGACACATACAGCATCACTACGCCCCGGCTGTTCCCGTGAGCGAGCACGTCGAGATCACGAAGCCTGTTCCAGTACCTGTTGTCAAAAATATCG GTGTCCCGATCGCGCAGCCGGTGGCGATTCCAGTGCCGCATCCGGTCGCAATTGGCGTACCTCAGCCGTATCCAGTCCACGTACCAGTCTCGAAGCCTGTTCCGATCCCGGTGGTGAAGACCATCGCGGTCCCAGTCGAGAGGAAGGTTCCGTATCCGGTGGAGAAGATAATACCGGTGCCGGTGGAGAAGCCTGTGCCCATAACCGTGGAGAAGCACATACCCGTGCCGGTGGAGAAGCCGTATCCGATCCACGTTCCGGTCTACAAGCACGTGTTCCATCGGGTCAAGTCGCACGGCCACGGATGGAGCCATTAG